CTATTTATGCTTAAATGTCGGATGGTCGGTGCGCCGCTATCGGTTCTTATCAGACGCGAGGTTTGGGGTTACAGACATCTAATTCATATCCCACAGTGGTTTGGATAATCACCATAACATTTACCCTAGCGCAAAGATTCTTAAATCGGTTGTGTCTCCTATTTCAGATCCCTTCTAAGTACCAGCTTACGACAATATGCCGCCGTGACACCTCACCACAAAAGTAGACGGACATTTTCTCACGCTCAATAGGTCGAAGGTGAACAATCCAGCGGGATAAGGGGCTGAGCATATTCTCGCTACAGGTAAGCcctcgtaagaggcgactgaactCCGGAGGTTCGAGCggttaaaaaaaaatcgttctcGAGACCATCGGGCTAGTACCACAAGGTGCTAGCATCGGCGATTACCGGGCTGCCTATATCCGTGACACACCCTAAGGGGGTGCTTttgcgctacaacaacaacgctaACAGCACTCAGCTTTCTAAACAGGGAATAATTAATGTTTTCGATTTTTCGCGTACCTGGTGCATTTACCACGTCAATGTTCCTTACAATAAGGAACCACTACATCAAACTtagaaataatttcaaaaaaccaCAGAGCTCAGGACCACCACGGGCACCTTGATAAGTCAACAGTGATCCGATAAGGACATCATCAACTGGTGGGATGCAGTATGACAAACTAGCATATAAGTCCCTTCAGAACATCCAGGAGGTGACTTGTAATGTTTCTTTTCTTCATAGGAAAATCAATGTTTCCCTATTGCAGGATCATTACTTAAGTTTTACCACTTCGCAGGCATCACCTGCAGGCTGAGCTGTCAGTTTCCCATATAAGATCTTCTATTACTTActtccttaattggcgcttaaccgtttaaacggttgtggtcgtccaacaaggcgcgccagttgcttcttcgctctgtcaactggcgccaattggtcacaccaaggttaAATTTAAACTAACAGGCTCTTCGAGCCTACTTATAACACCAAGGCCCTATGCATGATACTGTATCGCTAGAGCGATAATATCTTTTGCGGATAAAATAAATAGTGTCAGATATGAGAAAGACAGGCGCGAGATACCTCATAAGACGTCTGCGAGCGGAAAAAATCGTATATGTCTAGACAGAGGGCAAATGAGCTGGCACAGGATGAACAACTCGGGGAAGTTTTACTCATCAAGTTATATTTATCACTAAAAAAAGAAGGCTGTGTTCAACTTTGCTTGATGCTATTAACCCAGCGGGTTAAGGAGCTAATAGTATTTCCAGCGGGTTAAGGAGCTGAGAGTATTCCAACGGTAGGAACCTTAAAACAATATAACTCAACGTTCGGGTAAGTAATGAGTGTTATCGACTTTTCGCGTTCGTCCTTTATTTCTTGCACAAAGAGTAAGCGCATTCAGAAAGGCGCTCACCATCGTATGACGGTAGCGTGTTCCGCCaaatatcctgggttcaagttcaaggcaaagaaataaaataaaattcgaaacaagttttttaataaGGAACACGTTTTCTAAGCCGGGTCCCCCTGGGTCAGTGGTTTGGAAAACACTAGAGTgtacatgaaaagcttctcagcgaaaattctcTGCTCCCGTCCCGCCAGTATGTAAGGTAAataaaaaaggagcacaacggaaattggaaaagaaggttaggttaggttgtatTGGCCGGTGAGTGAGGACATCACATCGACTGAATGAGTTCGTCGTGTTACCAGAAGTTCGtttaacgaccaaaatgaaaaaccctatcaaaaacaaggACCTTTTGCTGCTTCTAGAACAAACAGTTGTATCACTGCTAATAGCTAGAGTTATAGCCTGTAAAGCGCGCGGCAgcagcacaaaacgtgctcgatcgtttccttcttcaacccgcacttcttacatctgcaaTCACTGATCAAGctttatttaaaggcatgtgacgccagagggcagtgtccgggcagaataccagtcatgagtCTATAGTTCTCTCTTTTGAatgtgacgccagagggcagtgtccgggcagaataccagtcatgagtCTATAGTTCTCTTTTGAATGATTTTGTTTGTAgaaggttgtaaaacctacacatgaTCGTCGACACTTTAGAGCCCCGtgcttgggtccacgcctttcccgcatGGTTGTTCATGTGccctcgccttctcttaatctcgcccaatgtaattgggacgtctacggagcatgcTTCGAGGGAGGCGCTAATTTAGCATCCCCTTTTCcttctcatctattcccatatgcgctGGAAcccaatacatatatacatatattagactaggtcgatttattaaccaatatcgcgccatcgatttttcgataggatttgggctcaggaaaaaaagttccactacgcatacccaaaaaaataattttcgagcctgcgacatttaattttttttacttttttcgactttgatttttaagtttttttttcatgatctactaaaaaaatttcactaaatgtccgctaaaaatatatatatattttttaaatctgttatcgccaacgtttttagcggacatttttgggttggaaagggtatacatatgaaaattttggtaattctatacgacagcatgacactgctaatacgcgtccaaaaatatcgaaatagGTGTCAAActacgcgtcttgacatcagcattaataatccgaaaccgaaaaataaaaattttaagtcgttcaaaccgggggtggtatccatagtatttttgcgcagaacacctttctgcgttggcggccttcggctgggTGGGtctaacaccggtttggagaccaaaaccatatccgcgcaaaacacttatgttcacatttttttttgtggatataacaacattacaacaaccacatgaaaatcgcaaaCTTCAACTGTAAATATTTCCAGACAGagatcaaaatttttattttccggcttcggatttttgttgtcgagattaatacgcgtcttttgacacctctttgttatttttggacgcgtattagcagtgtcatgctgtcgtatagaattaccaaaatttttttagtaggtcatgaaaaaaaccttaaaaatcaaagtcgaaaaaaagttaaaaaaattaaatttcgctagctcgtaaattttttttttgtgtatgcgtagtggaactttttttcctcagTCCAAATCCTGTcaaaaaattgatggcgcgatgtcggttaactttcgtccatacaaatcgacacaccctaatatatatgcttcccctatcccgattctttccagggatcgCTTACACCCCAACACACTGTTAATTACTGTGCTTTGCAAGATCATTACCTTAATTGGTGCTTGGCtggcaatataaaagttgacgtggCTGCAGTTTTAGGTATTTTCTTCcactgtttctactgctttggataCGGCtgctacttccgcctgaaaaccGCTACATTGatctgtaggatctgtttatttccgggtcagcacagtataccgcagaccgcAGACTTGGAGAccagctcggcctaaatctccacGGACGTaaatcgcgccttgtatttgtgTCCTTTTTATATGACGCAAATTCACCAAcgaataatgaataaaatataGAGACTATACAGCGCACAAATcgcctacccagattgcgcattcacgagttcaaaattgcttcgttcggcgcatctacgtcacagttggctgcttgagcgaatgaaagaaagagaaaaaaccaagaactaaaggaagatgacgtatgaattgcccataaaaaacagcttatcttttgtttacatgcccAATGCGCAATCTTTTGTGTGATTTCTGATACAGGGCTTTAAATTGTGTACCATTTTTTGTATTAGCCAGTGCTATATCCCGTTCGGGGATAACAGGAAAAGCTTTTTCAACTGTCCATCTTGCCATTCACCATATCCATCTCGTCATTCACCACATCCATCTCGTCATTCCCCTGCCAGCTGTGAAAACGAAATGACATTTCAATGTAGTTGGCAGCGCTACTGTAAATTTACAACAATCGAACAGCTGTTTTGTGTTTTCTTCCAAATTTGTGTTTCAAGCAAATCTTATAAGCTGCTgtgataaacaaaaatttaagatatcTAGCTGAAAATGGCAAGTTAAATtagatatgtatataaataaaaattgctccAAGTTTTTACGTTTTTTTATACTTTAATGTAATTGCTGTGTAGACATCCTAcaatagtatttatttattttaatttacattagtCTATGTGTGTTTGAAGATGTGTCCAAGAGTTTCAACTATATACAGCAAATAAGTATATCCAGCCCGTaacaaacaaatgaaaatatttaaagaaagtgGTAATTTCCCGCTCCAAACAGCTTACATCACGTCCAAGCTCCGTTCATCTGCACCAGCATGCATTCGTTTACCACCCCACGAATGGAATCTCTGCTTCTTGCCAAGCACAACTGAGTTGCGTTTTTCgtcatgttgttgttgcgatTTAATACGACAACGTTCAATAACGGCATCTTTTATTATATTCGTAAATTCCATATCATTAAATTGTGCCATTAGCAATTTAAAGAAAGCCCAAATCTCATTTTGCTGTTCAGCCGCGACGTTGCCTGCATGAAAGGCGCGTAATAGGGGCGTATTAGCTGAATCTGATTGTTCTTTATTCAAGAAAGCTTCAAAAGGGTTAAGTGGATGTGAATCGTAGATATCACACACATCTTCAAAACTTAAAATGGCTTGCAGTATAAAACGACGATATCTGGACAATTGCTCCTCGCATGTGTTGAGATCATCAGTGACAGGTTGTGCGAAAACGTTAGATTTTTGAAAAACGAGCAATGTAGTAAGCAAAACTATATATGTCACGTACATGTTTAATAAAACCTGCAACGAAAAATGGTTACAGATTGCTTAATGAAGATTTTTGTCGAATTATAATGCTGATTAAGAAGTGGTTGAAATAATGgtagcaaaagtttttaaaagattCTAAAAACTTGGTCGTTTGAAATACTTAAAACACGAACGATTCCGACTTGCACCATATACCCAcagcgggttagagggtcagaatatacccgcggtaggtatgcctgtcgtaagaggtgactaaaataccagattcaaggggttgtttagCACCACCAtttctccaaacccaactgtcagcgtgacctatccgtggcgaatcctgtttcattaacagccgaggctctggcgactctgGACTCCTCaaggatctaggggtgggaggccgcgatggccaagaaggtcgcatgtggtcataacaaatcgttcccgagatggttggacttggtaccggaacgtaccggatctgcatccagcaaagggccaccaacatcgataagactacccaaggccttcggggagtgtccttatcgctacaacaacaacaagaacttgCACCATATACAGTCGGATAAGAACTTTAATAACAAATCCGTTGTGAAGCCACAAGAAAGGTATACAAATCGAAAATCAAATGTTGGTATTTCAAGGGCAAAAGCTATTCCAACAGGCCATGGGAAGTTCTGCATGTAGTCGGTTCTTTGTTGAAAATTAATCCAGTATGTTACGGTACTAGTGCTTTAAATTACTAGCTACACATTTTGTTCTCTTATCACACACGTCGGTTTGTTAGCGACATACCCTAACCGAAATCGATCAAAACCGGGGTTTTCAGCCTGGTTGGCCATAGGGATATTGCTGCTAGAGACGTTGCCTCCACTTTGCAATTGAGAAGCTGGTTGATGGGAAAAAATTGGAATCAACAATTATTTTGCTTATATCGGGGGTCATTCTGGATATGATAAAGAATcaactgttacagtatccatatcCAAATTGAGGCAGAACAACGCTAGACTCCCTGAGAAGTCGGATTTACCATAATAATGTATTGAATATGGAAAGTAGTTTTCCGACTACCCAAGATATTGAAAGTAAAGTTAAAAAACTTTATATCTGTCGATTAGCCATCGAGTTACACTTCGCTATTCTGTGCAGCACAGAAGTCTTGGAATTCCTTGGTATAATTAACAGCCATTTTTGAACAAGGATTGTCTATTATGGCCTAGAGCTTGTTGTTTTGTTTCTCAGAAGCAAACGCGAGCTTTGCAACGTGTTTCAGACATTTCCTACATAGTTGAATTATGCGAAAACCACTTAAAGACTTCGTAGGACATTTTTCAAAAAGGTTTTCAAACTGAATCTCCGTCATGGCGAAAGCAGCCTCAGAGAATAGTGTTGCTAACTTTAATCATTTTAAAGGTTTCACTTTTTAGATTTTCATTTAACACTTTTGTAAGCACttaaacatttattatttttaaatctaTGCACCTGTGAGTTTTGCACCTGGCACTTTTAAGAAGAATCGCCTAAACTGCCGTCGCTGCAGCTGGAATATACCTTATACTAATAtcacttttattaatatttttgaagCCAAGTTACTCCGCGTTTGGTTGAGCATAAACTGTGAAGGAATTAAAAGCTTGTACTCGTATTTATACAGAAAATTATTAGCTAGCGGTAAACGCTACGAAGAATCATATCATTATTTGTATTTGAAGCAAAACAACAAGCAAACATTAATGATTAAATACATTCATACTACATATATTTACAAGAAAGGCAGacagttaaaaaaataattacCGTTAACAAAACGGCAGCGATTAGCAGTACCCACTTTAAAAGAAAGGGGAGTGGAATGTAGCTCCATTTCTAAACCGTTACACTTTATGTATTTTAAAATGATATACAAATAATTGTAGTGTGCTTTTTGGCGTTAACGCTTCAGTGAATTAAAGGGGTGCAGTCGGCAggatatatgcatgtacatatttgtatgtgtgtgcatGCATGAAGCGTGCCATCAACTAGCTACCAAACGTATGTAGCTTGTTTAACGTGCTGGTCTTTTCCGACAAATTGTCATAAGCAACAAGTGCCATAAATTCAACATTTGTGCTGACATACAAATAGTATAAGGAAATTGTTATTAATAGTCGTATCAAGAGTGGGCTAGTAAACATGGCATACAAATATGGATTGCTACTAAGATACCTAGTTATGTATGGATTTGAGAAGCGGCATGTAAGAGGTTCTAATAAAATGAGTTGCTTTCTCCTTTAATTAGCACATTTGTAAATATGCACTTATATATATggacatacattcatacatatctacatatttaaCTTTAAACAGTAATACGTGGTTGAGGTAgcaaaacaaattaatataaatagGAGTAACGAATAACGCAATCAAGTAATACTTAAATCCTTGCGAAGTACTCTAGGGATTATCATCTTGCTTATCTTCACAGTAGGACTTCAACACAAGCAAAGTTAAGATTTAAAGATATTAAACCAATTTAATTCGAATACTTAAAAAGTTTCGCTGTTTGCAGCTTCAATGTTAGGTCCTTTTGTGGTGGAATGACCCATATTTATTTACTATTACTGAAAAAATGCTTGCGTTGACTGCTGTTTCATTAGCGCATTTTTCCAAACCATTGATTTTGCTATTTAATCCTACTGTCGAAATTCAATCATCTTGATCAAACCCATTTAATTATCATTACAGAAATTTCGCTTCTGTGGCGATGGCGACTGTCCGGACTGGGTGTTGGGCGAAATTATATCCACGCTATCGGTACTTAGCGCTAAAAACTTAGAATTGTTGGCTGAGTTGGTTGTCAAGAGAATACTCGGGCAGGAGTTTGAGGTAAGCTCACACACATTTACAAATATCAACAATAACAAATATGTAAATCACCTCCCAACTCTTATTCCTTTATTAATAGGAGAGCACTATTAAATCGCTAACCTTAGACTTATCCACTGATGGTAAATCTGCTGTTGCTTGTATACATTTTTTGCTTATCAACGCATCACGTCATGCTGTCACTGAGACCGTATTTAGCGAAGAGATTCAACAATTGGGTTTGCCCAAAGAGCATGCCGCTGCAATGTGTCGCGTGTTGGCAGCCAATGTTACAGCAATACGTCAACGCCTGCAAGATAAAGCATTTAAAAGTAGGTTTTGAGCTCTTAAAATTGTTACAATTGCTGCTATAATGTGAATGCTCATTATTTTTGCTAGTTAATGAATTGACATCGGTGCGTTATATGCCACCATCGCCAGATACATCAGATAACACCGTTGGCTGTgctaaatttgaattgaaaatctCACAGGAATTAATCGACGGCTTGCCGCAGGATACTACACATGTGTTGAATATTGAGCGTCCCAATGTACGAGCACTGCTTGAAGAGCTTAAAGAAGTGCGCTCCACATTGCAAAAGTATAGTTGGCGGAAAGACAAGAAAGATGGGTAGCAAGAAGTGTATATGGTGTAAGagttttttattttacatatttaagggttttGTTATCACCTCCTGAAATGCAAAAAGCCGCAAATTCAATGGCATGTAGCTATATGCAAATACTAATGAAGCATAAGGTTTGGAGcagtttctttaaaaacttcttgatttagctttaacaacttatttatattttttcaatatCAAATTAGTATAATTATCTTTATGTCATTGCATCCTTAGAAGTGTAAGTAAGTAACTTATAAGGGCAtacaataatattaataacaaactaGCCCATCAACATACCTATTCCAACAGGGTCAAGTTAGAAAGAAAGGTTGGGACGCGCTCGTAAATGCAACACGTGTAGTACTGCAGCAGTagtacggcggccaccgtggtgtgattgttgttgttgttattgttgtagcaatgctcgccccacctaatagccgcgaccgatcacaaattgtcatcaatatcctctaacgggagtccgtggtgtgatggtagcgtgctctgcctaccacaccgtatgccctgggttcacaccccgggcaaagcaatatcaaaattttagaaataaaatttttcaattagaagaaaatttgtctaagcggggtcgcccctcggtagtgtcggcaagcgctccgaatgtatttctgccatgaaaagctcttagtgaaaactcatctgccttgcagatgccgttcggagtcggcataaaacaagtaggccaatttgtagggaaaatcaagaggagcacaacgcaaattggtagagaagctcggcctaaaatctcttcggaggttatcgcgccttacatttattttttttatagtacTGCAGCAAACCCCACTTATTCTTACACTTCACCCTTCACCTTCTTTGATGCTGAGTAGCTGTTATTTtgcaatttgtaatcctagttaATGTCCCAATACAATGCTTTCTAGTACCATCTAGTAGTATAACTATGTAAGCACGCTCGTTCTCGTGCTACGGCAAGTAGCGATGAATGTTAAAGCCTGCGCTATTTCTCGACAGATGGCGCAAAATCAGTTTGTTATGAACAGTTTTGAAGCTAAGGCATTTCTTTCCATACAACAAATCACGAATCTCACCCACCAGAAATCCACAGATGGTTCTCACTCTTCTTGTCGGCACCCAAGATGGTGTGCAATCCTTTCGTTATCAATAGCTGCTTCGTTTCCCGTAATTATAGAATAAAGATAACTGGCGTTGCGTACATCCACCACTTTTGGCTTCACGATATTGTCTATAAGCTGTTCAAGTTGTGCCACACTGATGAAGGAAACGTTGGTTGGTTGCTGTACCGCTCGGCCGTAGAGActgggcccaagtagcgctcttgACGCCATTTGCTGTCGGTAAGCATTGAAATATGTTAGCCTGCTAGGCGAATGCTGAAACGTGATTGTCTCCCAAGGGATAGAAGATATATTCGTCCTAAGTAAATATAAAACTATTTTGTGTCACGAGTAGTAACGTAGCCGAACCTTGAACATTCAGGTTAAAATTCTCCTTGGGGCAAGTGGCAAGCTTCCACTGGAAACCATAGAATACGATTTGAAGTTGTGGACAAGATCTTTTGTACCAGTTGCGTGGAGGATGGTgagttcgcttcccaaggcagtcggttccatgtaccggagcgactcgggatttttcccgaccaaggactgtcatttcagtgtgaccccatctaatttgtttcgtccctcccacaaattgtcatcctcccagcagctccttgcagcaggactgctccatattctcttactccgggaaggcatcgaatccaatccgggtccgtctcctgaccccggtcctgagaaatggttttgctgcatctgccggaaaagaatctttttaggacggtcatactctgttcagtgtgtctcgtgcaagggatggttgcatcggacaggttgttctgggcttgatcccaaaacccgacgtccacgtaacttttataaatcttttggtgctccttgctgttcacgcccaagggcgtcccgtagttaCGTCTAAGCGcgtgcgacatccgcccaatgcagctcctgccttgtgtggtgccactttcctagatgttctggtctccgcgacggcaaccccccgacgggtttcatcgcgccatgttgccaggtcgcaaacccaaatcatccgggtaccccaatgcttgcccaaggacgcccagccctagggccacaacagcaattgcgtcctggccttccccaacccaggcgtagtcacccgtcacttacccccagagtggcgacgtctccccttatgcacttcagaattctgcagttaaactgtaatggactaactgggaagattacggagatagtcgatttcatgaagcggcacaacatccgcattgctgcgattcaatagactaaactcacagcaagatctgcattgcagacctgctctgggtataacgtccacaggaaagaccgcgagagcggaaatggaggcggtctcgcgtttatcatagaccactctgtgcaatattgtatatttgatcctggcatcgaccgcagggacaatgtcttagaacgtcagggcctatctgttcggtcaggcgatgcaaacctagaaatcatcaacatctacatccctcctgccacctgttgccccagtggataccgccctaatatcagggccttactcactggcaacaatcgcattatcttaggcgattttagtgcccatcatgatctatggcattcaaacttgcgggcggacagtaggggtgagatgttggcggatcaaatagaagaaacgacgttctgcacaataaacggagacgcccccacacgtatggtaggaagctgtcacagctcgccagatatctcaatcgtgagcgcagaactcgtaaactgcgtcaactggcagccgatggtaacattggcatccgaccacctgcccatacttatttcgcttgagcgtaccgccgacttcatcgtcactgaaaaacgcactttcataaacttcaaaaaaggaaagtgggaagaatataaatcctttacagacagccgcctagctgccctccctatcccgactgatgcccgcctcggcacatttcattcccgccgggagaattcccgaaatccggccccacttcccggcggaggccgcaaacttagcgagagaacgtgaccttataagacagcttgatccaggcgacccccaaataagggatataaaccaacgcatcagattgcttgtggatgaacacaagcgggcgaaatgggaggagcacctaagaggttgtaacctctctaccggtgtgggtaaactttggtccaccgtaaagtccctatcgaatccgactaagcacaaagacaaagtttccatcgtttttggcgacaaagtgctgtcggacgcgaaaaaatgcgcgagcgctttctgccgacaatatataatgcatcctacggtcgacaaagatagacggagagccaatagacgcgcacataaacacaaattcagcgcgttaccaatcaccatcaccgctaaagaggttgaggacgccattggtcgtgctaaaccatccaaagcagtgggcccagacggcatagccatgccgatgcttaaaaacctagggaaagagggtttccaatatttagcgcatgtcttcaatctgtctctttccacctttgtcatacctgagaaatggaaaatggccaaggtggtcccgctactaaagcctgggaaaccatctaacataggtgagtcgtatcgtccgatatctctcctatcgccagtggcaaagacgcttgaagccattttgctcccttatttccaagcaaatttgcagctagcctctcatcagcatggcttcagaaaactccatagcactaccaccgcgctaaatgccattagcgcccaga
The Eurosta solidaginis isolate ZX-2024a chromosome 5, ASM4086904v1, whole genome shotgun sequence DNA segment above includes these coding regions:
- the LOC137254643 gene encoding COMM domain-containing protein 4, which produces MKFRFCGDGDCPDWVLGEIISTLSVLSAKNLELLAELVVKRILGQEFEESTIKSLTLDLSTDGKSAVACIHFLLINASRHAVTETVFSEEIQQLGLPKEHAAAMCRVLAANVTAIRQRLQDKAFKINELTSVRYMPPSPDTSDNTVGCAKFELKISQELIDGLPQDTTHVLNIERPNVRALLEELKEVRSTLQKYSWRKDKKDG
- the Lk gene encoding leucokinin, which translates into the protein MYVTYIVLLTTLLVFQKSNVFAQPVTDDLNTCEEQLSRYRRFILQAILSFEDVCDIYDSHPLNPFEAFLNKEQSDSANTPLLRAFHAGNVAAEQQNEIWAFFKLLMAQFNDMEFTNIIKDAVIERCRIKSQQQHDEKRNSVVLGKKQRFHSWGGKRMHAGADERSLDVM